Genomic DNA from Nicotiana tabacum cultivar K326 chromosome 21, ASM71507v2, whole genome shotgun sequence:
CAAATATCTGACTGTGACTGCAGTCACCATgcagcccgcagacctgttctgcggacGCATAATGAACCGCAAAATAGTTATGTGGTCGCAGAGTCGACCGCAGAATTTCATCCAAACTGGCCCGCAAAgtgattctgtggtcgcataatggaccgcagaaacatatttttctgccaaatatttttctttactttccggtgcattgttcggtaccatgaaacattatttttctgcaatcctcaaacacgtaagcctagtccggtaccatgaaacattatttttcctttgtaaaattttacagggccttacaatatttactttgggactacgaggcggttcctcgtgagatcctcctgtactgcatatttattttgggaccaCGAGGTgcttactcgggagatccccctatcttgcatatttactttgggactacaaggcgttacctcgggagatctcccatGTCgagcatatttacatttgggactacgaggcggtacctcgggagtgccctatTGTTTACGTATATTTACTGTGatgatattttctgaaacttcttattgtttaaattctcagtcatttcaaaaatattattatatcttctgccttactttccttttaaaccagtagggccctgacttgacctcgtcaatactctaccgaggttaggcttggcacttactgggtactgttgttgtgtactcatgctacgcttctgtacatctttttgtgcagatccaggttcttcctaccagCCCAGATATCAGTGAGCTGGACCATGcataggagacttcaaggtatatctgccagcgctcacagacctcggagtccccctctatccttaatATGTTGTTTCCCTTTATTATCTCTAGACTTTTATGTATAAAGATACTTAttattttctcttagaagcttgtgacttatttctaccggattttgggagttgtaattatttaaattgtagtttctatttatatatcatgtgttgagattgGAGTTCAGATTATTATTCAGTTATTCTGCAAATGGTTAGGCTTACCTACGTAGAAGAAtttcgtaagaggagtacaatcaTTTCGCGGATAATCATGAATCCCGTCGAATCTCTACCATAtcgagtctatcactctacacaagtctagtctcaagtcgcaacgtaaaataaaggaattaatgGGTAGGAGACAACTCAAGTAGTACAGCTATAACATGGTGAGggcctaagtctacccggacataacatgaatctagctacgcatggactctcatcaccttgtgCGTATGTAGCTCCCGTAATaagtaacacataacaaatacatcatCTAGGGGTGTTTTTCCCCTCATAGAGTTAGACAgtagacttacctcgctctgaagttccaaaaCTGACTCCaaggcctctctaacacctcaaatcaaagcCCGTCAATCCAAAATTattcaaacaacatgcaaactaatcaaaatatactctaatacccacAATTAATCAATTTAGACAActcccaactctgctcgaaaagtcgatgaaacaaccctcgggcccacgtgcccgagtttcaaatattttcgaagataaacattatccataaccttacaaactcaaatatataattattatcaattccacgtccaatttcgtggttaaaatccaaaaatacaaagTTCTAGTTTTTCTACcaaaaaccccacaatttctacaattTCTCATGCTTAATGTTACGCCCTGCAGTATTACGTCAATGTTACgctccgcagtattatattacgatgatgttacaccctgtagtattgtatgttaaagtttcgtcgtaagttaatcgacgtaagttcggggatgagattattttgagattataagcattatgctatttcaaataagtgacaagtaaattcgtgaatgagagggtaagcgaatcgaagaaaatgagtttcgtcagagtttgacaatttggaaataaaatacggtccaagctataatacccgatatttatggactagtaccatacaaggtaccacatgaccatgatagtagggtacataaagtgtgttaTAAATGAGTAGTAttctaagtaatttgagataattcttaattatgtgagtaattgatCAATTATTGATTTAGTGAGGGATTAATAAGTTAATTATGAAAATGGGGGAATTATTAGATAAGGCTTTATAGCCCAACGTGGCAGCCACATATGAGCCATTAAGTGACTCTTAAATCACTTGGCAATTAGGCAACATTTAAAGAGATGAGTACCTCATCCCATTTGATTAAAGaatgttataaaaaaaatactcctCAAAATTCAAGATTAGGACTAATTCACAAAGATATGGAATTCACTAAAGCCATAAATGACTCTCAACGTgattgctccggagttgcttgtttagtcagtatgatttagacgtgtattgtttggtatggcggggctctgtcccgacctttatgataagtatgtactctcagaggcttgtaggcagatgtcatgtatacggatacttgtatgtcCTTATCGGCCtatattttaagtatataatggatcacattggtcttataggcccgtatgtcacaagtatgagtttctatatcaggttgggtcgtttTATGTCGGGTATTCCCTCATATTTACTATGGTTATCTCATAACGCCCCTTCTGGACCACTTACCTATGATgttgtaataagaaagatacgttgcgttggtactcgattgagtaaggtaccgggtgcccgtcgcggcccatcggtttgggtcgtgacacttaaatccacatataaatcatgtatttaactcttAATATGTGAGAATTACTTTCCTTGACAAAGCTGATGAAAATATCTTCTTAAAGTTCCCCAACAATCGCCCAAACCATGTGAGAAAATGAGGGAAATGAGCAAAACCCTGATTTTGAAACAATCTGCCCAGACGACCTCTTCTATGGTCCACCACACGCTTTTGTGCCCCCGCACGTGCGAAGatctttcgcttctgcgaccccagCTGCCCATCTcgttttctgcttctgcggaataccccgcagatgcggaaatgcaCTCGCATCTGTGGCCATCCCAACTTAGTCCAAAGGTCGCTTCTACGGCCACAGTGCCGCTTCTGCGACTCTGCACCTgcagccaaaacctcgcaggtgtggttacaccagatGCCAGTTGCTTCAGCCtttctcccaagtccaaaatcgatCTGTTTTCAATCCGATtcgcacccgaggccctcgggacctcgttCAAACATACCAATACATCCCAAAGTGcagtacgaacttagtcgaagccttaaaccacgtcaaacaacatcagaaTTACAAATAGACAGCCAAAACCTTCCTTTCAACTTTCTAACctacttcgacgaacgcgtccgattcTTATCaaaaaacattctggaatgacgccaaactttgcgcgcaagtcataaatcacaataagAACTTATTCCAAggatcggaatcccaaacggacatcgataacattaaaatccacttcaagtcaaacttaagaatttcttaaacttttaaataaccaaccttccataataagcgctgaaatgctcccgggtggtCCGATACACAACCCGAACATATGcgcaagtccgaaatcatcatatgaacctagtagtaccttcaaatcccgattccgaggttgtttactcaaaagtcacaccttagtcaattcttccaactttaagcttccgaaattagaattttattTCCAAATAAATCCCGAATTTCTCGAATTTCcattctgaccacacgtacaagtcataatacataaagtgaagctactcaaagcctcaaaccgccgaacgacgtgctagagctcaaaacgaccggtcgggtcgctacactcataaagacaaaataaatgtcGTCATCCGGTAGCATTCAATGAATAATATTCTATAACATTAAGTGCATGATCCGTTATAGAGAATATAGCATTCACTGCataccgttacacattcttcaatggcccttaTAATTATCATTAAAAAGAAGCttaatcctaggaccttgttccctaggtgtaaCTATAAATGGTGAACTCTATCATCATTGTAAGGGGGCGAATTTTCTGACAAGCACATACTATAGttcatcaaaatatcaaataatactTTACTTTCTTGCTTACTTGCACTGTTCATATTGCTCCCGGTAGCTCTgcgtccggaaccaaaatatctaccatttatttttattttaaggcTAAATCTTATATTTCTGTCTAATTCATCtgttatttttggatcaaattaattcacttgtctataaaccacgtataaattcaactgtgcCATTTTACCGGTAAACAATATCAAAAGTGAGATTTGTAATCTTGAAAATAAGACTGGTTACATACATGCTACAAGATGTTGGTGACTTAATAGCGTAGAAGTTCTTTACACGAGTGCATAacttttttatatgaaaattattCCATTTATCCCAATTTACGCAAcgtattttttctttttagtttgtcTAGTAaagatataattttatatttagaaataatttaactttaaacttctaatTTGACCATTAAAGAGATGATTTGTAGGCAACAAATATCTATAACTTATTTTAGACTACAAATTTCAAAAGTTATTCTTTCTCAGATTCGTGCTCAATCAAATATCGTATAAAATGGGATAAAAGGAAGTATTATAAATAGAGGGAAGGGAGGAACAATGGATGAGAAGATTAATAGGTGGGGAATCAAACCTTATTAATAAGGTGAAGCTTCGTGTAACCAACCAACCGAACTATTATACATTGGTATATTTAAGTTAAACTCGATTGTAAAAAGTTATCTTGCTGTAAGTTAACTTAACCTAAAGATGCAAAAATCTAGACATTGTCAGTGCAGAAATTAAAACACATTAGATGATTAATTGTCTTAAGTTTGTTTGTAATTTAAAGAAGTCATAAAGAGCTCAGAAAACTAAGTCAAAAACAAATCACATGATCAGTAAGGCCTTAAGTTAAAGAGTAGTACTTCCAATATTCAATAACAATCACACACCACAATTCAAAAAACTCTACTCATGCAATCTTGAAAACTTGAAACATGAGTAAGTATACGTTATTACAAACTTTGAAAAAAACGATCACTACACCAAACTTAATCAACTAATTAAACACTATAAAACCCTTGCTAAACAATCACATATATCATCAAGAAAACCTTAAAAAGTGTTCACTTTTTCATGTTATAAGCCATGTCTGAAGtaagaaacttattttctttccttattttctttctcaTTATTGCCTTAAACTTCACTAATGGATTAGCCATTGATCATAAGTCTGATGCTAATATTGCATTAATCCCACACAAGGAAGAAATAAAATGGTTGCATTGGCCATTTGCAcaagcaccaccacctccttCATCTTTTTTTCCTAAGTTTCCATTCATAAGAATATTTCCCTGGCCGCGGTTTTTGCCACCTAAGCCTTTTTCACCTAGTGAAAAAAGCGTCAGTGACATAAGCATGGACAACAGTCAGAACGTGCTGGAAAAGAAATATTGTGCTTTAATTATTGAGGCGTGTATGCTTGAGAGGACTACATTTTGCGTTCGCCATAGCTGTACCTTCTCCTCTGATTGTTGTACATCCATTAATACTGAATTTGGTCCTGAGGAATGTAACCAGTATGAATTTGCCATGATAAAAAATCAGTGTGAAAACCAAGATGCTGCTCCTCCTACAACTTAAGGTAACTTTGTGGAATATTAAGGGGGTGTATGTACACGTGTGTGTTCATATAGCCGACTCTAACTTATTTGGGACTGGGACATAGTTGGTATTGTTATTGTTTTATGTATGTGTGTATTCATATAGTCGACCCCAATTTATTTGGGATTGATATGTAATTGGTGTTTgttgtatgtatgtgtgtgtatttttATGAGAATAAATTAATGAAGTGATTTGCTTACTGGTTATCAAATTATAGTGCTATGTTTCATGTCATGATATTatacaacaaaatggagttgttgCTATATTTATCTCGATTGTTTCATAAATTTGGAAAGTGTTAATATTATTCATCTTCTACCtcttaacatatatatatatttcatgtcAAATGGAccatataattaaaaaattatttgtaaTCGATCATATAACTATTGAACCCCGTTTTATCTCATTATTAAATTTTAGCCGAACTTGAGGATATATGTTCATTAACTAAAAATGGCCCATAGAATGGACAATGGCCAAAGTCAATGTGATATTATTATCCATATAACAAAAGGACAGACACCTACCTAAAGCAAGATAGAAAGTAAAACGATTGCGATGGGACGGTGGGGTTGTCCATTTAACTATTTTCATAGTTGTTACTTCTTCTGTACTAATTTATGTGGCGTTTAAAaaagaataattaatatattttaacAAATCAATGGAGAAGAAGGTGGATGTCTATCAACAAGAATATGGAACAAGAATGAAGAATAATTCCTCGAAGCTTTTTTTTGTTTTCCATCCGATGTTTTTTCTTGGAATATTCTTATTCCTTTTTTTGAAGCTTTTTTTTGTTTTCCATCCGATGTTTTTTCTTGGATTATTCCTATTCCTTTTTCTATTGAGGCATCTCATTCCTTCTCCAATAATCTTAAAATATAAAAGAATTTTTAATCAGTCAAGATTCTTGCTGAAATTCTAAAAAGAGATGCCTCTTCTTTTTGATATTtataaagggaaaaagaaaaaaagaaaagattccTCTGGTTGTATTTATTTAAAGAAATGATTCTTCTGGTTATATTTTTTAAAGTTCTTTTGTTTATGATCCTTTTTTAAGCTTTAATAATAGTTTTCAGATAGTAAATAATTATGCAATTTCTCTAACGAAAAATTAAAGATATTAAACGCATCACGCTATAAGCTAAAAATTTACTTATTAAGTATCTAAGCATTATCGATATTGAGGTGCCAAATGACTCCATCCATAAGAGTTCTTGAAACTCATCAACCTGTTATTCCCGCTTTCCGGCGTATCTTTGATCTGTTGAGCACGAACCCTTTCACACGCGACTCTTAAATTACTATGGTCGACTTTCGTCTCTGTTGGACCAGTCGATCTCACTGTCAGACAGACTTATATCATTACGCTGACGAGCAGAATCTTAGCTTGAGCTTACCTTCGCACACCTTCGCTAATCTTAATCCTCATATTATAATCCCagtatattttatttataattggAGTTTTATTTAAAccacaaagaaaaaggaaaaataatgatTTTTCAGGAAAAATAACATTGTATATTCGTTCtctgttataaatagaattgaaCTTAAGGTGAATgtttatattttagagagatatTAGGGTTTGTTACTTAGTGGCTAAGccactttttccctataaatagaggtattatattccattgtaattcattctaaatcaataagaattctctctttctctttctttgcaatattcttctttattatttcattacatgttatcagcacgagactctaccgtctcaagaagctCTTTGACAAGATTAAGGTAtaacttttctcctcttttaattatgactgatattatgaaaagaaagttcgttgcccttgaaatttcgagcaagaactatatgacatgggtgttcaacaacaacaacaaacccaggtTGATCCCATAGATGGGGTCTGGGGAGCGTAATAtttacgcagaccttactcctacatcatagagatagagaggttgtttctgatgacatgggtgttggatgctgaaatcTATTTAGATGCAATAggtcttggagacgccattaaagataAAAATGAAGAATCTGcccaagactgtgctaaggccttAATTTTCTTGCACCATtaccttgatgaagggttgaaaatagaatatctcacagtcaaagatccacttATTTTGTGAaatggcttaaaggaaagatatgacagcttaaagttggtcactcttccacaagcaaGATATGATTAGGCTCATCTCAGGCttcaagactttaagtctgtttctgaatataattctgcgatgttcagaattacttctaaattgaaactctaTGGAGATAGTATCACTGACTATAATATGTTTGAAAAACGTTCAcaacgtttcatgcctccaatatggtcttgCAACAACAGTACCGAGATAAAGGTTTCAGGAAGTACtctgagttgatttctcttctccttgtggctGGACGAAACAATGACTTGCTCATGAGAAATTACGAAAATTGACCCACTAGGTCTATACCATTGCCTGAAGTGgatgaggtgtattcccattatgctAAGTATGGAAAAGATCGTGGCCCTATTCGTGGCCTTGGTCATAGCCAAGGAAGAAATTTTCCTGATGTTAATCATCGAAAGATGAGAAGCCAAAGGCAAAGGGCTCAGAAACTGAATGATATCGTTGCGGTGGAAAAGGGCATTGGGCAAATATTTGTCGTATATTTCTCTGAAAATACTAATGTTTATTCATatatttcttttgtatgtcagaccatgggaagcaaatatggatatttcacaaagcaaacttggatcaaagtttaATTGTAAAgatatttgtttaattgattcatgtacgacacatacgttattcaaagagaagaaatatttctctcatttaagtatgtgtaagaCAGATTTTACTATAATTTATTATAGTATTAATCTAATTGAAGACTTTGGAAGAGAtactataactctgcctaggGAAATAATATGTATCATAGataatgcaatgttctcctccaagtcctaGAGGAACTTGTTgggttttaaagatatccgccgaaatggatatcatattgagacaatagatgagaataatcttgaatataTCATCGTTACTAGGAATGTCTCTGGCAAGGAAAGGGTTATTAAGAAGATCTCATATTTATCTTGTGGCATATActggacaagaattagtgcaattgaggcacattctaccgtaaaccaaaaggttatTGATTCCAATAATTtggtactttggcatgatcgattgggacatctTGGATCAAtcatgatgagacgaattatagaaaactcaaatgggcatccattaaaaaatttaaagattcttttaaataatgaattttcttgcactttttgttatcaaggcaagttaattattagaccatcaccaacaaaggttgggattgaatcttctgcatttttggaacgtatacaaggggacatttgtggacttattcacccacctagtaggccgtttagatattttatggtcttaatagatgcatcttctagatgaTCTCATGTATGCCTATGTCATTTCGCAACCTCgcatttgcaaaattaatggaacaaataattcgattacgggAACAGTTTctcgataatccaattaagtctattcgaCTTGATAACGCTGCTAAGTTTTCATCCCAAACATTTAATTATTGTTGCTTATCAATTGGTATAAAAATGGAACATCATGTAGCTTATGctcacactcaaaatggccttgcagagtctttgattaaacgtctgcaattgatagcaagactgttactcatgaaaacgagattacccacttctgtttggggtcatgccattttgcatgcagcaatgctagtTCGTCTTAGACTGACAAAGTATCATAAATATTCCCTGTTGtgattagttttgggtcatgaacctaatatatcccatttaagaatttttgggtACGTAGTCTATGTGCATGTAGCACAGCCATATCAcaccaagatgggtccccaaagaaggttaggaatatatgttgggtttgaatcaccctccattattcgctacctcAAAACATTAACGGAAGATTTgttcactgctcgatttgcagaatGTCAATTCGATGaggcatttttcccaaaattagggggagaaattgGTGAAATCAAACGAGAAAAGTCGTGGAAAAATCCATCATTATCTAATCTTGTTtcacgtgcctctatttgtgaaaaagaggtgcaaaagattatccatttacaTAAAATAGCAAATCTAATGCAGATGCATTTACGTATTTGAAAAGGATAataaaatcacatatccctgccGAGAATGTTCCAATACGTATTGATGTCCttgttggacaatcttctagtgtcataactaatgagtcaaaagcacgcctaaagcgtggcagaccattgggttctaaggatcaaaatcctagaaaaaggaaaacaaatgatcaaGATGATACTACGAAAGAGTCTCGTAAAGAAATCCAACatttaaccaatcctgagattcatgaggaaatcacTGAGCCtaagactcaagaaaataaggaactatcaataaatccaattgATATT
This window encodes:
- the LOC107788879 gene encoding uncharacterized protein LOC107788879, encoding MSEVRNLFSFLIFFLIIALNFTNGLAIDHKSDANIALIPHKEEIKWLHWPFAQAPPPPSSFFPKFPFIRIFPWPRFLPPKPFSPSEKSVSDISMDNSQNVLEKKYCALIIEACMLERTTFCVRHSCTFSSDCCTSINTEFGPEECNQYEFAMIKNQCENQDAAPPTT